CTCTTTAGTAGAATATTCTGCGGTTTCAGATCCCTATGAGAAATTTCTTTTCGGTGAAGATAGCACACACCCCGCAGTAAATCCCTCATCATTTGGCGATATATTTTTGGATCAGTGAAGTGGCGACCCGGTTGGCGCTTCAAATATGACGCTAAATCTCCCCCATCACAGAATTCGGtgattatatatacacaattCCTATCGACAACAACATCGTACAACTTGACGAGGTTACTTCCACCGACCAGAGCGACCTCATCATCACCAGGTGGATCCTCGAGTGACCGACTAATCTCTTTGAGAACCATCACCTCCCGGAGCGCAGATGCGGGCAACCCTTCCTTGTCATCACCACAACGTGTCCGCTTTAAAGCAACCACATCTCCACCAccgtcttcctcttccttctcatgCCGCGTTGAATCGTTCCCGTTGGGCTTTACTTCTCGATCCTTATTTGCTTGTGTGCTACGTGTTGCTTTAAACACGTCACCGTACATCCCACTACCAAGAAAGTCTGTTCCCGTATGGAACGTGTAGTCGTGAACTCTTCTGAGTTTGCCACCAGCTACCGAACGATCAGCGTCTGTCATTTTATGTATCAAGTGAAGCCACGAAACAAAGTGGGAATACCTGTGGTAAAAAACTGCAGTGAAGTGAAATGTTTAATAGATATATATTGTGCGTGTACGGAAGGAAGTGCCCGTTGTTGAAACCTGCTTGCACTACCTTTATATAGAGAAGATATGCATACGCATAAGAAGAGCAATAACACGAAGCCGTCTACCAATGCACAGatgtgaagaaaagaggaagagctgcagaagagggggaaatggatAAAGGCGATGGTCGGAGTAATGAGAACCACCGTCGTAGCCGTCCTGGTCCACCGTGGAAGGCGGTTGAGCCAACAGCAGGAATGCCATCCTTTGTTAACACTATTTTAGCGCCAATAACCACGCAAGGGGCGATATAAAAGCAAGGTAGTGGAAATGACTACTAAAGCACGACGAGAATaaatcgaaaaaaaatattcccGTACGgcttcaaaaataaaaaaagatgcTACCACGACTCTTCAACACAGAAACCTTGCGTAAAACCCTTCCACTTCTCTCATACTCTTCATAAGCAGTTCAACTCTTTTGCACATTTCTTCAGTGTTTAtctcattttatttatttttccacaaattcttctccttccctcacttttccccctttttcttcggtttatttcccacacacacacagacttctactttttgtttactcGCGGGTGTATTCTCCTCCCCTCCATTGCATTCCTTCACGGGCGCAAAATGCGCTGCATCATTAAACCACAACGACCAAGATGTGCAACGGATGGGGAAGCTAAGTGCAAGCGCAAGTAAACAAACGTATGCGGACTGACGAAGAGGATAGCAGGCAAGGAAGGCAAgtccaaaacaaaagaattgcaaTAGCAAAACAAACGTACAAAATGAAGCAGttgcatatacatatatatatatatatatatacgtatatgagTGTATACATAACCTTGTATATACGTACGCGTCTCCTCTTTGAAACCTTTCAACTACCTATCCTCGTTGGAAGCAGTGCTTTTCATACACTCAAAGTCAAACGGCTTCCCATGGATGCGTTTGAAGAGGTCGAGAATGTTACCGGCGGCGCTCTCAAAGTGTGTTGCAGGATCAAAACTGTTGCTGATGAAACACTTGCTCGCCGTACCGTCATCGAGGGGTTCATAGAGGTCTGACACTGAAACAAATGTCTCGATGGTGCTACCAATGACCTTTAAGCCAGGTTGAATGTCCATCATGGGGTCCGCCACATTCTCCACAGTTGTGCCGATGATGGCTATATAGTAACCTGGGGGGCACACCTTGTTGTTAGCACCAAGTTGCAGTATGTACACGTCATTCTTGCGCTTCAGCTCCTTTTGTGGAATGATAATTTGGCACGAAGCGCACTCTGGTTTCAGGTTTGGGATCGGGTGATTCATAATGGCTATGCACCGAACTACTTTGCCCGACACCTTCACTCGATCAGGGAAGTAGGAGGGATCACCAACCACAAGCTTGGCGAATGCCTTTTTCCCCTCGCTTTCAATGGACTCAAAGACGCCCGCCTCGTTAAAGTTCACCTTTGTGACGGGTGTTTGAAGCATGTAGGTCCCACCGTAAACAGCGCAAAGACGAGAGAATGCCTGAGGCAACTCACCGTTCCCATACAGGGGGTAAACATATGGCGACTGGTTATACATGTTGAAGGACTCTTCGTACAGCTTGCAGCGCATGACAGTTTCGATTGCTGGACGCTGAAGGTAGTCATCGTTCGTGTGCAGGGCAACGGCGTGGCCAACGAAGTCAATAGTATCGTTTCCAATACCGAATTCTTTGTATAGATCCGCCATGGTCATTGTGCGAAGGTTATGTcccttgtgtgtttttggaACATTCGGGTCGTAGGCACCAATAAACTCAAACAACTTCGCCCCTCTCCGCTTTTCGAAGAACCCCATCAAAGGAGAGACTAGCGC
Above is a window of Trypanosoma brucei brucei TREU927 chromosome 3, complete sequence DNA encoding:
- a CDS encoding RAB GDP dissociation inhibitor alpha, putative; the protein is MEETYDAIVCGTGLTECVLSGLLSVNGYKVLHVDRNSYYGGEAASLNLEQLYKKFGKGTPPEALGRSHLYSVDLIPKVLMCAGELVKILRATVIERYNMEFMLIDNSFVMKNGKISKVPATEAEALVSPLMGFFEKRRGAKLFEFIGAYDPNVPKTHKGHNLRTMTMADLYKEFGIGNDTIDFVGHAVALHTNDDYLQRPAIETVMRCKLYEESFNMYNQSPYVYPLYGNGELPQAFSRLCAVYGGTYMLQTPVTKVNFNEAGVFESIESEGKKAFAKLVVGDPSYFPDRVKVSGKVVRCIAIMNHPIPNLKPECASCQIIIPQKELKRKNDVYILQLGANNKVCPPGYYIAIIGTTVENVADPMMDIQPGLKVIGSTIETFVSVSDLYEPLDDGTASKCFISNSFDPATHFESAAGNILDLFKRIHGKPFDFECMKSTASNEDR